AAGttttggcctggtttagatcttatctgtcagaaagatatcagtttgtctctgtggatgattACAAATCAACTGAAAATGTtgatgttcctcaaggttccattttaggaccattgttgttttcactatatattttacctcttggtgatgtctttcgggaaaacaaaaatgttaactttcactgctatgcagacaaTACAAAGCTGTACATTTcggtgaaacatggtgaagccccaaaattgtcctccctggaagcctgtttcagacataaggaagtggaaggCGGCAAATGTTTTcgttttaaactcggacaaaacctgagtcactggcttactgggctcttccatgccgtccctaggaggggtgcgtcatttGAGTTGGTTGAATCACTGACGGGATCATCCTGTCCAGGTTTGGCGCCCCCTCAGGTTCGTGCCGTGGGGGGTGATCTtcgctatactcagccttgtctcagggtagaaAGTTAGTGGTTTGAAGatatctagtggtgtgggggctgtgctttggcaaagtgagtggggtcatatcctgcctggttggccctctccaggggtatcatcggatggggccacagtatctcctgacccctcctgtctcagcctccagtatttatgctgcagtagtttatgtgtcggggggctagggtcagtctgttatgtctggagtatttatcctgtcttatccggtgtcctgtatgaatttaagtatgctccctctaatgctctctctccctcgccctcccctcccggacctgagccctaagaccatgcctcaggactacctggcctgatgactccttgctgtccacagtccacctggctgtgctacTGCTCTAGTTTcgactatggaaccctgacctgttcaccggacgtgctcctgtcccagacctactgttttcaactctctctaccgcacctgctgtctctaacactgaatgctcggctatgaaaagccaactgacatttactcctgaggtgctgacctgttactccctctacaaccactatgattgttatttgaccctgctggtcaactatgaatgtttgaatattttggccatgttctgttgtaatctcaacccggtacagccagaagaggactggccacccctcagagcctggttcctctctaggtttcttcctaggttcctgtctttctagggagtttttcctagccaccgtgcttctacacctgcattgcttgctgtttggggttttaggctgggtttctgtatagcactttgacatcggctgatgtaaaaagggctttataaatacatttgattgatttattatgAACACATTTCCTCCATCCAGCCCAGATGGTTAATGAACAGAGTGTGACAACAAAACCTAAGACCCTGGCACTTTGTATCTAAGAAAGTAGGCCCCATTTCTTCGGTACAGTACATTCTATAGTACAAATTGGTAAGAATTGGTAACATGGAATGAAAATACTCATGTGAATCAGAGCTGTACGAAAAATGTACTTTTTGGGAGGCAGCAACATGTGGAGCTGGTCGTCCAGGTTGGCACGTAACAGAGGAGCTGAAGATACAATAGAGCCAGTAGAGTTACAAAGGGCAATCTAAGGACCAGATACAGAGCTCATGGTACACCTATTGGGAGCGACTGGTATAGGTAGCACACTATGCATCCTTATACTGGTATGATGGTCAAAAAATATAACAGGGCATGTGGTACGAAATAACTTGTTTTGCATCAGCAATGTCAATTTGACGTTTGTATTTATAAAGCATACGGATGCAACCTGTACAGTATTGTTTGTGAGAAGTGATTGCCAATGCCAACATTTTCATCTTCCAAAAGGGATTCTTCTTCTTTGTGGGTAGACCTTTTCTGTGGAACTAACTGATTTTCAATTTGAAAACAGGGAAATACGATACGTATGTATTCGGAATTTATAGACTAAACAAATGCAAATCATAGTGCTGTGATGTTGATTATAGTATAAGCATCAGTATTAACTAAATGTATCTTGATGTATGTATATTGATAATCAATAGAATGGATTTTAACGGTAGAAGAGTAACACAGCTGCTTCAGTAATCTCCTTTGATGAACTCCATTCTGTGTTGGTACCATAGCCATTCCAGTCAAAGCCTGGGAAGTCACCACACTGACGAGGGGCCTGCTCAGGGAAGTGTCCACCACCACCAATACAGTAATGTTCAGTGTCGCAGAGAGTGTTTGGCTTTGGTTTGACCCCAGAGCAGATAGCCATGGCTGCACGTTCATTATTTATTGGTCTGAAAGTAATGAAGCCAGGCTCAAACTCGTTTCTTATGTTGGGCCCGTAAAAATTTCTGGTGGTCTCTATGTTCCCAAAGTCATACACGATTGGAATGGCAGGTCCTGTGTTGCCACATGCCCCAGCATTATATCTCACTGGGTAGAGCTTAAAGAGTTGGTGCAGGTTTCCCCCATAAATGGTGAGAAAGCGTCTCTCTGTGTGGTAGCGGAGGATGGCGGCTATGTTCCAGTGTTCCATAGGGGAGTTGTTGGGAACGTGCCACAGCGACATGTCTTCTGCCACAATGTCATAATACCCAGGATTTTTGAAGTCATCTGAGGTGGCACCATCTGTGGTTCCAAAAGTAACCATGTTGGCCCAGTTTCCATCTCCGTCTGGCCAGTTAGGGTTGCTGCCTTGCTGGCTGGACCACCGGTCACCCACTGTGCACTTCCCATACATGTTGTTCTCGTGCACGCTCGCCACAAGTGTCCAGCCACCGCCAGCAGTAGTCATGTCGCAGAAGGTCTGGTAGACCACCCCCGTTGGCTGTGGTGAGGTAGTACAGCCCATCTTCTTTTTGGTCATATCTGTCTCTTATTTCCTTACAGCTTTTGGCAATGAAACTGGCCCTGTTTCTCAGCCTCTCCAAACCGTTCAAGACTCTGCATGCCCATTTTCTTGTAATGCTTTTACAAATTGAGGCAGTTGCACCATCAGTAGATGGATCATCATCAGGAGAAAACAATGCTTCATTTTTCCTCAGTAAAGTATCTGTTCAGTATCGTGCTCTAGTCTCTATGACAGACTGGGCAAAGACCAGTTCAACATCCAAATGGAGTTAATAtttgatttagttgtcaataAG
This genomic stretch from Oncorhynchus kisutch isolate 150728-3 linkage group LG24, Okis_V2, whole genome shotgun sequence harbors:
- the LOC109876086 gene encoding intelectin-like — translated: MTKKKMGCTTSPQPTGVVYQTFCDMTTAGGGWTLVASVHENNMYGKCTVGDRWSSQQGSNPNWPDGDGNWANMVTFGTTDGATSDDFKNPGYYDIVAEDMSLWHVPNNSPMEHWNIAAILRYHTERRFLTIYGGNLHQLFKLYPVRYNAGACGNTGPAIPIVYDFGNIETTRNFYGPNIRNEFEPGFITFRPINNERAAMAICSGVKPKPNTLCDTEHYCIGGGGHFPEQAPRQCGDFPGFDWNGYGTNTEWSSSKEITEAAVLLFYR